One window of the Salvia splendens isolate huo1 chromosome 1, SspV2, whole genome shotgun sequence genome contains the following:
- the LOC121805663 gene encoding calcium homeostasis endoplasmic reticulum protein-like — MKKKLLSRAPPPPATKEKPYVPPPPEEHHYYYCEFPPEAELQTQVNAVGHWNPNGNWIQGKQRDAPWRDHPNFRWSDQSQGQPPQPSTQQIQPSEGQPNWPARNQERPHNGGNRVQGGQANWSGGPQGNWSSGNQSNWSSGGQPNWSGRQYEGNWGYRHQSPQSSNTARQPNNQVVSYVPPHQRGNHQHQGNQQYSQGNQQHHQPQYQPDHYGTSDYPQPNHGGGPSNQRYNRKPNEGPGEMMVPHHPNDAMREIQEAHKEQRAALDMLTKQLSQVSMSVGELRGNEGKIHATVQPPRRENISEVSLRSGKVYQSPSSPAVPGSSQEEEG; from the coding sequence ATGAAAAAGAAGCTGCTATCCAGAGCGCCTCCACCTCCTGCTACCAAGGAGAAGCCATATGTGCCACCACCCCCGGAGGAGCACCATTACTATTACTGCGAGTTCCCTCCTGAAGCGGAGCTGCAGACTCAGGTGAATGCCGTCGGCCATTGGAAcccaaatggcaactggatccagggaaagCAGAGGGATGCTCCGTGGAGAGACCATCCTAATTTCAGGTGGAGTGACCAGAGCCAAGGCCAACCACCTCAACCATCCACACAACAAATACAACCCTCCGAGGGGCAGCCCAATTGGCCCGCTCGAAATCAAGAGAGACCACATAATGGAGGAAACAGAGTGCAAGGTGGTCAAGCGAACTGGTCAGGCGGACCACAAGGTAATTGGTCAAGTGGTAACCAGAGCaactggtccagtggaggacAACCTAACTGGTCAGGCAGACAGTACGAAGGAAACTGGGGTTACAGACATCAAAGCCCCCAGTCGAGCAACACCGCAAGACAACCCAATAATCAGGTGGTGAGCTACGTCCCGCCGCATCAAAGAGGCAACCACCAGCACCAGGGGAACCAACAATACTCCCAAGGAAATCAACAGCATCATCAGCCACAATATCAGCCAGATCACTATGGGACATCCGACTACCCTCAGCCTAACCACGGTGGAGGGCCTTCGAATCAAAGATATAACCGGAAACCCAATGAAGGTCCGGGGGAAATGATGGTTCCGCACCATCCTAATGATGCGATGCGTGAGATTCAGGAGGCTCATAAGGAGCAGAGGGCAGCGCTGGACATGCTTACAAAGCAATTATCTCAAGTCTCCATGTCGGTGGGAGAGCTGAGAGGAAACGAAGGGAAGATCCATGCCACGGTGCAACCGCCTAGGCGGGAGAACATAAGCGAAGTCTCCCTGAGATCAGGGAAGGTATACCAGAGCCCCAGCTCACCTGCGGTACCTGGAtcaagccaagaagaagaaggatag
- the LOC121805579 gene encoding uncharacterized protein LOC121805579, which yields MGGETSRESQGEETEKVNPYPYRGIVTRKRDATIDVASLFKDVEVKVPLLTALKMPPISKFIKGYLAGKVNEEGRMIIEENVSAVIQRSDPPSKKTEPVMFTLPISIGDIFKWSTQCLGEAKLVDTDIMIQLADTSCIHPEGILEDVIVKVNDFLYLAVFCIIKMTEPAAKESSGVLLGRPFLSTASTIIDVRNGTISLDFNGEQFTFNIDEAMKSPSDSENVYSVDVTEPLVQEYLDKGSSQTPPRMKRLREKSPTGMKP from the exons ATGGGCGGCGAGACCTCAAGAGAAAGTCAAGGAGAAGAAACTGAGAAGGTCAATCCCTACCCATATCGTGGAATAGTCACCAGGAAAAGAGACGCCACGATCGATGTGGCCAGTCTATTCAAGGATGTGGAAGTCAAGGTGCCACTCTTGACGGCATTAAAGATGCCCCCAATCAGCAAGTTTATAAAAGGCTACCTGGCGGGGAAGGTCAATGAAGAAGGGAGAATGATCATAGAGGAAAATGTCTCTGCAGTGATCCAGCGGAGCGACCCCCCATCAAAGAAGACCGAACCAGTGAtgttcacactcccaatttcGATCGGAGATATATTCAagtggagcacgcaatgt CTGGGAGAGGCCAAGCTTGTCGATACTGACATCATGATACAGCTGGCCGACACGTCTTGCATTCATCCGgagggaattctggaagatgTAATAGTGAAGGTTAATGATTTTCTATACCTAGCCGTCTTCTGCATCATAAAAATGACAGAACCAGCGGCGaaggagtctagtggagtcctGTTGGGAAGGCCGTTCCTGTCTACGGCCAGCACTATAATCGACGTCCGTAATGGGACGATCAGTTTGGATTTCAATGGAGAACAGTTTACATTTAATATTGACGAAGCAATGAAGAGTCCGTCGGATAGTGAAAACGTGTATTCGGTGGATGTGACCGAGCCGCTAGTGCAGGAGTATCTGGACAAAGGTAGTTCACAGACTCCACCGCGCATGAAGAGGTTGAGAGAGAAGTCACCGACTGGTATGAAGCCATGA
- the LOC121805429 gene encoding uncharacterized protein LOC121805429, producing MSPYRLVFGKMCHLPVGIEHQAFWAIKDMNLNAEACAEERKLQLQELEELHLDAYDSAMWSRWIGPYTIIAIRANGAIELQGSVHDSSFFLVNGHRVKPYRDGTEVCVVDDIPLLMSNSLQ from the exons ATGTCCCCTTACCGTCTGGTATTCgggaaaatgtgtcatttaCCTGTGGGAATCGAGCATCAAGCCTTCTGGGCTATCAAAGATATGAATCTGAATGCTGAGGCCTGTGCTGAAGAaaggaaattgcagctgcaagAGCTTGAAGAGCTCCACCTTGACGCGTACGACtctgcaatgtg GTCAAGGTGGATAGGCCCATATACCATCATCGCCATACGAGCAAATGGAGCAATCGAACTCCAAGGAAGTGTTCAtgattcatctttttttttggtgaaTGGGCATAGAGTGAAGCCTTACAGAGATGGAACTGAGGTGTGCgtggtggacgacattccactgCTCATGTCTAACTCTCTCCAGTGA